The following proteins come from a genomic window of Nostoc sp. TCL26-01:
- a CDS encoding tetratricopeptide repeat protein: MNQSINPGAELFFNQGLEYHKNVEYAKAIASFNQVLEIQPDLAVAWNERGWNLFLLDDPESATAALASFDQAIAIQPDNFSAWHRRGQVQLERFSDYEGSLLSFARALAIQTDDYDVWWDQSFALYQLGRYDEALASYDKTLEIQPNSLSAWQERSYLLFEIGRYDESLLSYEKLLEIKPDDYGSWHDRGKVLETLNRYSEAIASYDQALAIKSDASDIWTERGNVLEKLGDTTAAIASHENALKCNYASENAWYDWFHILVHFGKIDEAIAACDQAISILDNKFAAWQNRGLLLHELGRYAEAISSYQKALAINPEDADTFYNIACCHALQENLELAIKNLQQAIDLSAETSREAAKIDPDFDKIRDANEFQALIF; this comes from the coding sequence ATGAATCAATCAATAAATCCAGGGGCAGAATTATTTTTTAACCAGGGATTAGAGTATCACAAAAATGTGGAATATGCCAAGGCGATCGCTAGTTTTAATCAGGTTCTAGAAATTCAACCAGATTTAGCAGTAGCATGGAATGAACGAGGTTGGAATTTATTTTTGTTAGATGATCCTGAAAGTGCAACAGCAGCACTGGCTAGCTTTGATCAAGCCATAGCAATTCAACCTGATAATTTCTCTGCTTGGCATCGTCGAGGACAAGTTCAGTTAGAACGTTTTAGCGATTATGAAGGGTCTTTATTGAGTTTTGCTAGAGCCTTAGCCATCCAAACAGATGATTATGATGTTTGGTGGGATCAAAGTTTTGCTTTATATCAATTAGGTCGCTACGATGAAGCTTTAGCTAGCTATGACAAAACTCTAGAAATTCAGCCAAATAGTTTATCAGCTTGGCAAGAACGGAGTTATTTGTTATTTGAAATTGGTCGTTATGATGAATCTTTGCTGAGTTATGAAAAGCTTTTAGAAATCAAGCCAGATGATTATGGAAGTTGGCATGACCGGGGCAAAGTATTAGAGACTTTAAATCGTTACTCTGAGGCAATCGCTAGTTATGATCAAGCCTTAGCCATCAAATCAGATGCTAGTGATATTTGGACAGAACGAGGAAATGTTTTAGAGAAATTAGGTGATACGACAGCAGCAATTGCCAGTCATGAAAATGCTTTAAAATGCAATTATGCCAGTGAAAATGCCTGGTATGATTGGTTTCATATCTTAGTTCATTTTGGCAAAATTGACGAAGCGATCGCTGCTTGTGATCAAGCAATTAGTATTTTAGATAATAAATTCGCAGCCTGGCAAAATCGCGGTCTTTTATTACATGAATTGGGACGTTATGCAGAAGCGATCTCCAGTTATCAAAAAGCGCTAGCAATAAATCCCGAAGATGCAGATACTTTTTATAATATCGCTTGCTGTCACGCTCTCCAAGAAAATCTAGAACTAGCTATTAAAAACTTGCAACAAGCCATAGATTTGAGTGCCGAAACATCTAGAGAAGCAGCCAAAATCGACCCCGATTTTGACAAAATTCGAGATGCAAATGAGTTTCAAGCTTTAATTTTCTGA
- a CDS encoding dynamin family protein, which produces MLQTIDDKGYKEFKQKTNTLVSLIERQTNIIRALNIPDQEANLNSLKELVQSSSFKVMVLGEFKRGKSTFINALLGEEILPAYSTPCTAIINEVKWSKTKRALLHFNKSDGQPAQEPRDVPINKIEEYVVIQDDADQSQAINESPYEKLELFWPLQLCENGVEIIDSPGLNEHKTRQQVTESYLVTVDAILLVLSCEQLFSKSEQEVVDNKLRPMGHEDIFFICNRINMIRKNEVEKVKQFANSKLSNRTRLGSERIFFINALGGLDGKLENDAEALQNSGVPRLEIELQKFLTNERGRVKILRPAQELKNSIREVRKSIPEQRSMLETDVAELEKRYAEAQEPLKLLEEKRRNIVKKLENSIEDTKEQVSYKTKDFIRELIPKIKTITQEYELENGVKLLFTDPRPSIEAAIKEVSSHLESQVEVEFSKWQSSELEPLLVNRMEHIKSSLDAEATEFIKRVDNLRLEISGVSISKVNVSKEDVGVRNVSAVERLLSAGGGFLVGGIGSATIGATFGYQEMLRSLIPQLVIGIVGYVFLGLNPVTLVPMLVAALVQGKLMEGGLSKKIKEEVGKKFSEELSKSTTDIIEKVGNGVSAELSKVKSTLDGGLAAEIQNIRQQVNNALAEKQKGQGEVDKKLKQLDILAQNVNNIDKELDDLISQVAM; this is translated from the coding sequence ATGCTACAAACCATAGATGATAAAGGTTATAAAGAATTTAAGCAAAAAACCAACACTCTTGTCAGTTTGATTGAACGTCAGACTAATATTATACGAGCGCTCAATATACCCGACCAAGAAGCAAACCTCAATTCTTTGAAGGAATTGGTGCAGTCCAGTAGCTTTAAAGTTATGGTACTTGGGGAGTTCAAACGAGGTAAAAGCACTTTTATTAATGCCTTATTAGGTGAAGAAATTTTGCCTGCATACTCTACACCATGTACTGCAATTATTAACGAAGTGAAATGGAGTAAGACCAAAAGAGCTTTACTACATTTTAATAAATCTGACGGTCAACCAGCACAAGAACCTCGTGATGTACCAATAAATAAAATTGAAGAGTATGTAGTTATCCAGGATGATGCTGACCAAAGTCAAGCAATAAATGAAAGTCCCTACGAAAAACTAGAACTTTTCTGGCCTCTTCAACTTTGTGAGAATGGTGTAGAAATTATTGACTCTCCTGGTTTGAATGAACACAAAACCCGTCAACAAGTCACGGAGAGTTATCTAGTTACTGTAGATGCTATCCTTCTCGTCCTTTCCTGCGAACAACTATTTTCTAAATCTGAACAAGAAGTAGTTGATAACAAACTGAGACCAATGGGACATGAGGATATTTTCTTCATTTGTAATCGCATCAATATGATTCGCAAAAATGAAGTTGAAAAAGTCAAACAATTTGCGAATTCTAAGCTATCTAACCGCACTCGATTAGGCTCCGAACGTATATTCTTTATCAATGCATTAGGAGGGCTAGATGGAAAACTTGAAAATGATGCTGAGGCACTGCAAAATTCAGGTGTACCACGATTAGAAATTGAACTTCAGAAATTTTTAACAAACGAGAGAGGTCGAGTAAAGATTCTTCGTCCTGCCCAAGAATTAAAAAATTCAATCCGAGAAGTCAGAAAAAGCATACCTGAGCAAAGAAGTATGCTTGAGACAGATGTAGCAGAATTAGAAAAACGTTATGCAGAAGCACAAGAACCGTTAAAACTTTTAGAGGAAAAACGTCGAAATATCGTCAAAAAGTTAGAAAACTCGATTGAAGATACTAAAGAGCAAGTAAGTTATAAAACTAAGGATTTTATTCGAGAGTTAATTCCTAAAATCAAAACTATAACCCAGGAATATGAACTTGAGAATGGGGTTAAGTTATTGTTTACTGACCCTAGACCCAGTATAGAAGCTGCTATTAAGGAAGTTAGTAGCCACTTAGAAAGTCAGGTGGAAGTAGAATTTTCTAAGTGGCAAAGTTCCGAGCTTGAGCCATTACTGGTAAATAGAATGGAACATATTAAAAGTTCGCTTGATGCGGAAGCTACTGAATTTATAAAGCGGGTAGATAATCTTCGCTTAGAAATTTCTGGAGTTTCTATTTCAAAGGTAAATGTATCAAAAGAAGATGTTGGTGTTAGAAATGTGTCTGCGGTAGAAAGACTTCTTTCCGCAGGAGGTGGTTTTCTAGTAGGGGGGATTGGTTCAGCTACTATTGGAGCTACATTTGGCTATCAAGAGATGTTGAGAAGTTTAATACCACAACTCGTAATTGGAATTGTAGGTTATGTATTTTTAGGGCTAAATCCTGTAACTTTAGTTCCAATGCTTGTTGCTGCATTGGTTCAGGGCAAATTAATGGAAGGGGGACTTAGTAAAAAAATTAAAGAGGAAGTAGGTAAGAAATTCTCAGAAGAACTGAGTAAATCAACTACGGATATTATTGAAAAGGTTGGTAATGGTGTTTCCGCAGAACTTAGTAAGGTGAAAAGTACCCTAGATGGTGGATTAGCAGCAGAAATTCAAAATATTCGACAACAGGTTAATAATGCACTAGCCGAGAAACAAAAAGGTCAGGGAGAAGTTGATAAAAAACTAAAGCAGTTGGACATATTAGCTCAAAATGTGAATAATATTGATAAGGAATTAGATGATTTAATATCTCAGGTTGCTATGTGA
- a CDS encoding dynamin family protein has translation MNIDRNLLRQLSTETTIQQKGIASLPRGIHRLSDLRDWVTFETIALAPIPVQRLGEWGIISLLTVPKNSKDKTEGYGTPWAVVEWSLATMQVVKKVDLRPIKANNPLWQPQVISTQPADTSVNLTPQIRTLRENTLFSTLDNFCSSINKSKEDFLDLAKYYSGLLPQEFYLYYHDLVPESKEWLLPNIPAISLEVVNSKEENISLDKLNFQVPETPIKVPIDLTERLDNWFKQCTDITNSVSSENQELGKRMSLLLTAIEKRRILPGFRLAFVGEFSRGKSYLINRLLDRNILPEGVLPTTATLTSIVAGSEEQMEVRLGGKVDIRPLEETSWEELLATDQAGSDKEVFAGVRISLNHEWLRSLDTEIIDTPGAGDLSDRRANMVLDLLNQCDAAVLVVSATSPFSMTEAAFLEQEVIGRHVPRIIVAVSKLDMIPPDERAKVMQNICNRITNVASNIPVLSTYPIEESQQEADTLASIITEIESLVDRGERRVWRSRQVRKQLSDWLNQMAEITQGAISTMRMNAEEIKCSLRQAENEIEKADITWDNLHLELDKRRLRRAKEIRQQVAANQKELIENLEFEIQRTPDLKLWWERDLPFRLRRELTILSRKFESFLLKLLSQDIEWLQNEMSKLFNTTIKQQVFTPQQSTEIQFELENRDITDVQKYRLFTRIGSTAAMIAGSVLGGPIGIAASTGVLIFSEQYLNKELDTQREVLSDELKHIVDASTDEYCQQVSERLRRLYQIIIDDIESEQAAWKFAKKAAFNMNQANSDNEKNWQQILKLALDLQQEIASAL, from the coding sequence ATGAATATTGATAGAAATTTACTCAGACAATTGTCTACGGAAACCACTATCCAACAAAAAGGTATCGCTTCGTTACCTAGAGGTATCCATCGCCTCTCTGATTTGAGAGATTGGGTTACCTTTGAGACAATTGCACTTGCTCCCATCCCAGTACAAAGACTTGGTGAATGGGGAATTATTTCTCTGTTGACTGTTCCTAAAAACAGTAAGGATAAAACTGAGGGGTATGGAACACCTTGGGCGGTTGTGGAATGGTCTTTAGCAACAATGCAAGTTGTCAAAAAGGTTGATTTGCGACCAATCAAAGCAAATAATCCTCTATGGCAACCCCAAGTAATTAGTACTCAACCTGCTGATACTTCTGTAAATTTGACTCCTCAAATACGTACCCTTCGTGAAAATACTTTATTTTCAACTCTAGATAATTTTTGTAGCAGTATAAACAAAAGTAAAGAAGATTTTCTTGATTTAGCAAAGTATTATTCTGGGCTTTTACCACAAGAGTTTTATCTGTACTATCACGATTTAGTTCCGGAAAGTAAAGAATGGTTGCTTCCTAATATACCAGCTATTTCTCTAGAAGTTGTAAATAGCAAAGAAGAAAATATTTCATTAGACAAATTAAACTTTCAAGTACCAGAAACACCAATTAAAGTTCCTATTGATTTAACAGAAAGGTTAGATAATTGGTTTAAGCAATGTACTGATATTACTAATTCTGTGTCTTCCGAGAACCAAGAATTAGGAAAGCGTATGTCCTTGTTGCTGACAGCTATTGAGAAAAGACGAATACTACCAGGATTTCGTCTTGCATTTGTTGGGGAATTTAGTAGAGGAAAAAGTTATCTGATTAATCGTTTATTAGATAGAAATATTTTACCTGAAGGTGTACTACCCACTACAGCCACACTCACCTCGATTGTTGCTGGTTCAGAAGAACAGATGGAAGTGAGATTAGGGGGAAAAGTAGATATTCGACCTCTAGAAGAAACATCGTGGGAGGAACTGTTAGCAACTGATCAAGCTGGTTCTGACAAAGAAGTGTTTGCGGGTGTACGTATTAGTTTGAACCATGAGTGGTTGCGATCGCTAGATACAGAAATTATTGATACTCCTGGTGCAGGAGATTTGAGCGATAGACGAGCCAATATGGTTTTGGACTTATTAAACCAATGTGATGCTGCGGTTTTAGTTGTCAGTGCAACCTCTCCCTTTAGCATGACGGAAGCAGCTTTTCTAGAGCAAGAAGTAATAGGTCGCCATGTTCCTCGTATTATAGTCGCAGTCTCTAAATTGGATATGATTCCCCCAGACGAAAGAGCGAAGGTAATGCAAAATATTTGCAATCGAATTACTAATGTTGCCAGCAATATTCCTGTACTTTCGACATATCCCATTGAAGAATCACAGCAAGAAGCAGATACTTTGGCAAGTATTATCACTGAAATTGAATCTTTAGTAGATCGAGGTGAACGTCGTGTATGGCGGAGTCGCCAAGTACGCAAACAACTTAGTGACTGGTTAAATCAAATGGCAGAGATAACCCAAGGGGCTATTTCTACTATGCGTATGAATGCAGAGGAAATAAAATGCTCTTTACGCCAAGCTGAGAACGAAATTGAAAAAGCAGACATTACTTGGGACAATCTACACTTAGAACTAGATAAAAGGAGGTTACGACGAGCTAAAGAAATACGTCAGCAAGTTGCTGCAAACCAAAAAGAATTAATTGAGAACTTAGAATTTGAAATTCAAAGAACTCCAGATTTAAAACTGTGGTGGGAACGTGATTTACCTTTTCGCCTCAGACGTGAATTAACAATTTTAAGTCGCAAATTTGAAAGCTTTTTATTAAAGTTGTTATCCCAAGATATTGAATGGTTACAAAATGAAATGTCAAAACTTTTCAATACGACTATTAAGCAACAAGTTTTTACACCACAGCAAAGTACAGAAATTCAGTTTGAACTCGAAAATCGAGACATCACTGATGTACAAAAATATCGCTTATTTACCAGAATTGGTAGCACTGCGGCAATGATTGCGGGTTCAGTCTTAGGTGGTCCAATTGGAATAGCTGCTAGTACAGGGGTGCTAATTTTTAGCGAACAGTATCTCAACAAAGAGCTAGATACACAAAGAGAGGTTTTATCAGATGAGCTAAAACATATAGTCGATGCTTCTACTGACGAATATTGCCAACAAGTTTCAGAGCGTTTGCGTCGTTTATATCAAATAATTATAGATGATATAGAGAGTGAGCAAGCAGCTTGGAAGTTTGCCAAGAAAGCTGCTTTCAATATGAATCAAGCCAATAGCGATAATGAAAAAAACTGGCAACAAATTCTTAAACTAGCTTTAGATTTGCAGCAAGAAATAGCTTCTGCTTTGTAA
- a CDS encoding dynamin family protein, which yields MTEVNEYTNKINQHINFLERVIQRPSISELARQELYKQLEKVKKRRNDPNLYLAIIGEFSSGKSTFINALLRDDLLKTSALVATATATKIIFSNNFSAEALFKETRPKQFIQKLEEEPKKTTRKIAWIPSLFIWIPLMIWLSSISFWLLGLTLLPVVILIATMISHSLKHQYKTTKIPYTPSTLVTSNDAVKSGISPQQFVQMITSEEELARALDNIKIYHPANFLKSGIVIIDTPGTNAGNEEHGKVTWTVVENEADAAVIVIPANQPVSDTLINFLSGPLYQYIHRCVFIVTKMDSIRQKEQSKLVKTIEKRLRENLKIDRLLLLEAAPQIVMDTFTGAEEVEDKLRHWNDKFVELEEKLHEYLGSSREVVIAESVARLLTQVFRQSESHLREQQEQFRRQQEVMEGEIIRDLASFTSEQYAECSKMIQNATSQTKPKLNKLVASCRESTISSLQKSIFDTTSKTELKALLENKVSPIFDNANFTLDKELKIATGELNSSFMNVKSHFDKKFSKQYKNLQALSTKANLDTKVIVKDAIQVNTSNVMSVASELSNTAGDTSNRNVGVGAGGGAGALIGTIILPGLGTVVGSALGSLLGGIFGSFLGPSLSELQNRSWNELQPKINDYFYSAEKAVEQSLESYFQQMINSLNRHIDTYITTYQKIVNTMQHEQKEKKERLNRLQQDIQTDLLEINTRIQSLEVFANSTLR from the coding sequence ATGACAGAGGTAAATGAATACACAAATAAAATTAATCAGCACATTAATTTCTTAGAACGAGTCATTCAAAGACCCAGCATATCAGAACTTGCTAGGCAAGAATTATATAAACAGCTAGAAAAGGTTAAAAAACGTCGTAACGATCCCAATCTTTATTTAGCCATAATTGGTGAATTTTCCAGTGGCAAAAGTACATTTATCAATGCTTTACTTCGGGATGATTTACTAAAAACTTCTGCACTAGTAGCAACAGCGACTGCAACAAAAATAATTTTTTCTAACAACTTTAGTGCTGAGGCTTTATTCAAAGAAACAAGACCAAAACAGTTTATTCAAAAACTTGAAGAAGAACCGAAAAAGACTACCCGTAAAATTGCCTGGATTCCAAGTCTATTTATTTGGATTCCTTTAATGATTTGGTTATCCAGCATATCCTTCTGGCTTTTGGGCTTGACTCTATTACCTGTAGTGATACTCATTGCAACAATGATAAGTCATAGCTTAAAGCATCAATATAAAACTACCAAAATTCCATATACTCCCAGCACATTAGTTACATCGAATGATGCAGTGAAAAGTGGAATTTCGCCGCAGCAGTTTGTGCAAATGATAACATCTGAAGAGGAATTGGCAAGAGCTTTAGATAATATTAAGATTTACCATCCGGCTAATTTTCTCAAGAGTGGAATTGTTATTATAGACACCCCTGGGACTAATGCTGGGAACGAAGAACACGGGAAAGTGACTTGGACAGTTGTGGAAAATGAGGCTGATGCCGCTGTAATTGTTATACCTGCAAATCAGCCTGTCTCCGATACGCTTATTAATTTTCTTTCAGGACCACTTTATCAGTATATCCATCGTTGTGTATTTATAGTTACTAAGATGGATAGTATTCGTCAAAAAGAGCAATCTAAGCTTGTTAAAACTATCGAAAAAAGACTTAGAGAAAATCTCAAAATAGACCGTTTGTTGTTGCTTGAAGCTGCACCACAAATAGTTATGGACACTTTCACTGGAGCAGAAGAAGTTGAAGACAAGCTTAGGCATTGGAATGATAAATTTGTAGAACTAGAAGAAAAATTACATGAATATTTAGGAAGTAGTCGAGAAGTTGTAATAGCAGAAAGTGTAGCTAGATTATTAACACAAGTTTTTCGTCAATCTGAATCACACCTTAGAGAGCAACAAGAACAGTTTAGACGCCAGCAGGAAGTAATGGAGGGTGAAATCATCCGAGATTTAGCGTCATTTACGTCTGAGCAATATGCAGAATGCTCAAAGATGATTCAAAATGCTACTTCTCAAACAAAACCTAAATTGAATAAATTAGTTGCTAGTTGCAGAGAAAGTACAATATCAAGCCTACAAAAATCAATTTTTGATACAACAAGTAAAACCGAGCTAAAAGCCTTACTAGAGAATAAAGTTTCCCCTATATTTGATAATGCTAATTTCACTCTTGATAAAGAATTAAAGATTGCCACAGGCGAACTAAATAGCTCTTTCATGAACGTTAAATCACATTTTGACAAAAAGTTTTCCAAACAGTACAAAAATCTTCAAGCACTATCAACTAAAGCTAATTTAGATACGAAAGTAATAGTTAAAGATGCTATTCAAGTTAATACCTCCAACGTAATGTCTGTAGCCTCTGAACTTAGTAATACAGCAGGAGATACATCGAATAGAAATGTAGGCGTAGGCGCGGGAGGAGGGGCAGGAGCATTAATAGGAACGATAATTCTCCCAGGCTTAGGAACAGTTGTTGGATCTGCGTTAGGTAGTTTGTTAGGTGGTATTTTTGGTAGTTTTTTGGGTCCATCATTAAGTGAACTTCAAAATCGCTCTTGGAATGAGCTACAACCCAAAATTAATGATTATTTTTACTCAGCAGAAAAAGCAGTAGAACAATCCTTAGAAAGCTATTTTCAGCAAATGATAAATTCCCTCAACAGGCACATTGATACATACATTACCACCTATCAGAAAATTGTTAATACTATGCAGCATGAGCAAAAAGAGAAAAAAGAACGCCTAAATAGGCTTCAACAAGATATTCAAACTGACTTACTGGAAATTAATACCAGAATTCAGTCTCTTGAAGTCTTTGCTAACTCTACTTTAAGGTAA